Proteins encoded within one genomic window of Streptomyces profundus:
- a CDS encoding ABC transporter substrate-binding protein translates to MRVNRRTSVLVAGAAITALTLTACSGSSNDNGGGSGGSGGGDSSAEVEVFTWWAAGSEKAGLDALVAAFDEQHPDTEFVNGAVAGGAGSAAKDLLQSRLQANDPPDTFQAHAGMELLDYINAGQLEDVSDLYDEFDLREAFPADLVERLTHEGNIYSIPSNIHRANVLWTNPSVLEENGLDPNAAYDSLDDWFADLDALQEAGVTPLSVATAWTQVHLLETILLADLGPDAYNGLWDGTTDWEGAEVTAALEDFEQAMSYTNGDRDGLDWPEATQLVIDGNAAFNVMGDWAVAAFEEQGKEFGTDFTAVPVPGTEGVFDFLADSFTLPVGAPNAGGAHAWLETVASLEGQTAFNAAKGSIPARTDADPADFSEYQQTAIDSFAQDTIVSSLAHGAATPVSTLNAVTDATSKFTSGASNLSTFQSELAAATAAG, encoded by the coding sequence ATGCGGGTCAATCGCAGAACCAGCGTGCTGGTGGCGGGCGCCGCCATCACCGCCCTGACACTCACGGCGTGCAGCGGCAGCTCCAACGACAACGGCGGCGGGTCGGGCGGCTCCGGCGGCGGCGACTCGTCCGCCGAGGTCGAGGTCTTCACCTGGTGGGCGGCCGGTTCGGAGAAGGCGGGCCTCGACGCCCTGGTCGCCGCCTTCGACGAGCAGCACCCGGACACGGAGTTCGTGAACGGGGCCGTGGCCGGCGGTGCCGGCTCGGCGGCCAAGGACCTGCTCCAGTCCCGCCTCCAGGCCAACGACCCGCCGGACACCTTCCAGGCGCACGCCGGCATGGAGCTGCTGGACTACATCAACGCGGGCCAGCTGGAGGACGTCTCCGACCTCTACGACGAGTTCGACCTGCGTGAGGCCTTCCCCGCCGACCTGGTGGAGCGGCTCACCCACGAGGGGAACATCTACTCCATCCCCTCCAACATCCACCGGGCGAACGTGCTCTGGACCAACCCGAGCGTGCTGGAGGAGAACGGTCTCGACCCGAACGCCGCCTACGACTCGCTCGACGACTGGTTCGCCGACCTGGACGCGCTCCAGGAGGCGGGCGTGACCCCGCTCTCCGTCGCCACCGCGTGGACGCAGGTCCACCTGCTGGAGACGATCCTCCTCGCCGACCTGGGCCCGGACGCCTACAACGGGCTCTGGGACGGGACCACGGACTGGGAGGGCGCCGAGGTCACCGCGGCTCTTGAGGACTTCGAGCAGGCCATGAGCTACACCAACGGCGACCGGGACGGCCTGGACTGGCCCGAGGCCACCCAGCTGGTGATCGACGGCAACGCCGCCTTCAACGTGATGGGCGACTGGGCGGTCGCCGCCTTCGAGGAGCAGGGCAAGGAGTTCGGCACGGACTTCACCGCCGTCCCCGTCCCGGGCACCGAGGGCGTCTTCGACTTCCTCGCCGACTCGTTCACCCTGCCGGTCGGCGCCCCGAACGCGGGCGGCGCGCACGCCTGGCTGGAGACGGTCGCCTCGCTTGAGGGCCAGACCGCGTTCAACGCGGCCAAGGGCTCCATCCCGGCGCGCACCGACGCCGACCCGGCGGACTTCTCGGAGTACCAGCAGACGGCCATCGACTCGTTCGCCCAGGACACCATCGTCTCCTCGCTGGCCCACGGCGCCGCCACCCCGGTGTCCACGCTGAACGCCGTGACGGACGCCACCAGCAAGTTCACGTCCGGGGCCTCCAACCTCTCGACGTTCCAGTCGGAACTCGCCGCGGCGACCGCCGCCGGCTGA
- a CDS encoding substrate-binding domain-containing protein, translating into MSGRPADPYARLSSHRTALVAAVCALVLTLTAAVLVSAATREEPPEGAIALLLPEVKTARYETTDRPAFLGVVEQRCPACAVYYANADQDAATQQQQAESMLARGADVLVLDAVDTVAAVSIVQEAKRHGVPVIAYDRFIADADVDYYVSFDSELIGYLQGTALVSAVRERGPRADGRPPGVLLVHGSPTDPNAARLAAGVHRALDGEDIEVLAEYDTPDWSPDMATDWVESRLTEFADRVDGVYAANDGTAGGAIAAMKAAGFDPVPPVTGQDGELAAAQRIISGDQHMTVYKATTEQARTAAELAVRVLRGETPRTTAVIDGVPSLLLAPRAVGADDVERVLIVGGVHTTEEICTRHYAADCARLGLGTDRETREETT; encoded by the coding sequence ATGAGCGGGCGCCCCGCCGACCCGTATGCGCGCCTCAGCTCACATCGCACCGCGCTGGTCGCGGCCGTCTGCGCCCTGGTGCTGACGCTGACCGCCGCCGTGCTGGTGTCCGCGGCCACGCGCGAGGAGCCGCCCGAGGGCGCCATCGCGCTGCTGCTCCCCGAGGTGAAGACGGCCCGCTACGAGACCACCGACCGGCCCGCGTTCCTCGGCGTCGTCGAACAGCGCTGCCCCGCCTGCGCCGTCTACTACGCCAACGCCGACCAGGACGCCGCCACCCAGCAGCAGCAGGCCGAGTCGATGCTCGCGCGCGGCGCCGACGTCCTGGTGCTCGACGCCGTGGACACGGTGGCGGCCGTCAGCATCGTCCAGGAGGCGAAGCGCCACGGGGTGCCGGTGATCGCCTACGATCGCTTCATCGCCGACGCCGATGTGGACTACTACGTCTCCTTCGACAGCGAGCTGATCGGCTACCTCCAGGGCACCGCCCTGGTCAGCGCGGTCAGGGAGCGCGGACCACGCGCGGACGGGCGCCCGCCGGGGGTCCTGCTGGTCCACGGCTCGCCGACCGACCCCAACGCGGCGCGGCTCGCCGCCGGAGTCCACCGGGCGCTCGACGGAGAGGACATCGAGGTGCTCGCCGAGTACGACACCCCCGACTGGAGCCCCGACATGGCCACCGACTGGGTCGAGAGCCGGCTGACCGAGTTCGCCGACCGCGTCGACGGCGTCTACGCCGCCAACGACGGCACGGCGGGGGGCGCGATCGCCGCCATGAAGGCCGCCGGATTCGACCCCGTGCCGCCCGTCACCGGGCAGGACGGCGAGCTGGCCGCGGCCCAGCGCATCATCTCGGGCGACCAGCACATGACCGTCTACAAGGCCACGACCGAGCAGGCCCGCACCGCCGCCGAGCTGGCCGTACGCGTCCTGCGCGGCGAGACGCCCCGCACCACGGCCGTGATCGACGGAGTCCCGAGCCTGCTGCTCGCCCCCCGCGCGGTCGGCGCCGACGACGTGGAACGCGTCCTGATCGTCGGCGGCGTGCACACCACAGAGGAGATCTGCACCCGCCACTACGCCGCTGACTGCGCCCGGCTCGGGCTCGGCACGGACCGGGAGACGCGGGAAGAGACGACATGA
- a CDS encoding DUF7192 family protein translates to MRPATPVRLPPIWSWGEFLELAAGPTWLPDGHSRKKDDEWAGGGFAEALRLATDGWVRALPETDVSIATLRERTGQRVRTTVLEPRWDVTGSEVDIAAYLAGEPECMIDAVPQVTTTVGRVVTLLVPAVCAATTPNAYIQHRGLALAALCSAIVGAGHSVEVWSGWASNPGGERHLAVARVISPSEPLDLGRLIFAMAHPAMLRRLWFAVWDVQPEPIARTMVDANYGQLPFTCYPDDLPDGVENAYVLPYLDKTEDQWETLESALAWCQDMFVDLGLVRSG, encoded by the coding sequence ATGAGGCCGGCCACCCCGGTTCGGCTGCCGCCGATCTGGTCCTGGGGGGAGTTCCTCGAACTGGCCGCCGGGCCGACGTGGCTGCCCGACGGGCACTCCCGCAAGAAGGACGACGAGTGGGCCGGCGGGGGCTTCGCCGAGGCGCTGCGCCTGGCCACCGACGGCTGGGTCAGGGCGCTGCCGGAGACCGATGTCAGCATCGCCACGCTGCGGGAACGCACCGGGCAGCGGGTGCGGACCACCGTGCTGGAGCCGCGCTGGGACGTCACCGGCAGCGAGGTGGACATCGCGGCCTATCTGGCCGGCGAGCCCGAGTGCATGATCGACGCCGTGCCGCAGGTGACGACCACCGTGGGCCGGGTGGTGACGCTGCTGGTGCCGGCGGTCTGCGCCGCCACCACGCCCAACGCCTACATCCAGCACCGGGGGTTGGCGCTGGCCGCGCTCTGCTCCGCGATCGTGGGGGCCGGGCACAGCGTCGAGGTCTGGTCGGGGTGGGCCAGCAACCCGGGCGGTGAGCGGCATCTCGCGGTCGCGCGGGTGATCTCGCCGTCGGAGCCGCTCGACCTGGGCCGGCTGATCTTCGCCATGGCGCATCCGGCGATGCTGCGTCGCCTCTGGTTCGCCGTCTGGGACGTCCAGCCCGAGCCGATCGCCCGGACGATGGTGGACGCCAACTACGGTCAGCTGCCGTTCACCTGCTACCCGGACGATCTGCCGGACGGCGTGGAGAACGCCTACGTCCTGCCGTATCTCGACAAGACGGAGGACCAGTGGGAGACGTTGGAGTCGGCGCTCGCCTGGTGCCAGGACATGTTCGTCGACCTCGGTCTGGTCCGCTCCGGCTGA
- a CDS encoding ROK family transcriptional regulator, giving the protein MSAVQRRGSLTQIELAGVTGLSPATVSNIVKELTAGGVLHTSPSTRSGRRALQVTLARNLGLVAGVHFGTRSLRVALADASMRVLGDQSMPLAPDHRADAGLRRAALLIMEMVESLDASPDELLAVGICLPAPVDRRTGRITALGMLRGWDGASVPEIIAEELAVPVGIDNDANLGALAETRFGAAVGRDSVAYLRVSHRVGGGLILGGQLVHGRAGGAGEIGHVTIDESGPICRCGNRGCLETFVGAPALLEMLTASHGHLTLRDVIARAKEGDPGCRRVLSDTGQHLGVAAANLCNLVDPEIVVVGGQLSGAGEILLGPMRTVVEQRTMASTAGRVEVVAAELGAAAEVRGALAIALDTAGVASAPRAGG; this is encoded by the coding sequence GTGAGTGCTGTCCAACGCCGGGGATCGCTCACGCAGATCGAGCTGGCCGGCGTCACAGGGCTGTCCCCGGCGACCGTCTCCAACATCGTCAAGGAGCTGACGGCCGGCGGCGTCCTGCACACCTCCCCCTCCACCCGCAGCGGCCGGCGCGCCCTCCAGGTCACCCTGGCGCGCAACCTCGGCCTGGTCGCCGGAGTCCACTTCGGCACCCGTTCCCTGCGGGTCGCGCTCGCCGACGCCTCGATGCGGGTCCTCGGCGACCAGTCGATGCCGCTCGCGCCCGACCACCGGGCGGACGCCGGGCTGCGCCGCGCCGCGCTGCTGATCATGGAGATGGTCGAGTCCCTGGACGCCAGCCCCGACGAACTGCTCGCCGTGGGCATCTGCCTCCCCGCCCCGGTCGACCGGCGCACCGGGCGGATCACCGCGCTCGGCATGCTGCGCGGCTGGGACGGCGCCTCGGTGCCCGAGATCATCGCCGAGGAGCTGGCCGTCCCCGTCGGCATCGACAACGACGCCAACCTCGGCGCGCTCGCCGAGACCCGCTTCGGCGCCGCCGTCGGCCGCGACTCCGTCGCCTACCTCCGGGTCTCGCACCGCGTCGGCGGCGGGCTCATCCTCGGCGGCCAACTCGTCCACGGCCGCGCGGGCGGCGCCGGCGAGATAGGGCATGTGACGATCGACGAGAGCGGCCCCATCTGCCGCTGCGGCAATCGGGGTTGCCTGGAGACCTTCGTCGGCGCGCCCGCCCTCCTGGAGATGCTGACCGCCAGCCACGGCCACCTCACCCTGCGCGATGTGATCGCCCGCGCCAAGGAAGGCGACCCGGGCTGCCGCCGGGTCCTCTCCGACACCGGGCAACACCTCGGCGTCGCCGCCGCCAACCTGTGCAACCTCGTCGACCCGGAGATCGTCGTCGTCGGCGGCCAGCTCTCCGGGGCCGGCGAGATCCTGCTCGGCCCGATGCGGACCGTCGTCGAACAGCGCACCATGGCCAGCACGGCGGGCCGCGTCGAGGTCGTCGCCGCCGAGCTCGGCGCGGCGGCCGAGGTGCGCGGCGCCCTCGCCATCGCCCTCGACACGGCCGGCGTCGCCAGCGCGCCGCGGGCGGGCGGATGA
- a CDS encoding carbohydrate ABC transporter permease, producing MIKSVKRVGPPLLLLAPSLILVGIFVYGLIAVNFGTSTTDIHTAAQTTGQEPSSNVWFKNYFDLLGNEAFQHSLKNLALYTLLFLGGTLLMGFVWAWLLERPIRGESIFRSIYLFPMAVSFIASGVVWRWLLNSGQDQSATGLNRLFQMVGLDFLQNNWWNNVDYGITAIAIPAIWQLSGYVMALFLAGFRGIPEELREAARMDGTTTWQLYRHVLFPQLSPVALSALIIIGHMSLKSFDLIMSISKPANYQTKVPAIDMYIYKSSFDYANAAAIGSILLVIVAVVVVPYLIRTNRKEK from the coding sequence ATGATCAAATCCGTCAAACGAGTCGGGCCGCCGCTGCTGCTGCTGGCTCCTTCGCTGATCCTGGTGGGCATCTTCGTCTACGGGCTCATCGCCGTGAACTTCGGGACGTCGACGACCGACATCCACACCGCCGCCCAGACGACCGGCCAGGAGCCGTCGAGCAACGTCTGGTTCAAGAACTACTTCGACCTCCTCGGCAACGAGGCGTTCCAGCACTCCTTGAAGAACCTGGCGCTCTACACGCTGCTCTTCCTCGGCGGCACGCTGCTCATGGGCTTCGTGTGGGCCTGGCTGCTGGAGCGGCCGATCAGGGGCGAGAGCATCTTCCGCTCGATCTACCTCTTCCCGATGGCGGTGTCCTTCATCGCCTCCGGTGTGGTGTGGCGGTGGCTGCTGAACTCCGGTCAGGACCAGAGCGCCACCGGGCTCAACCGGCTGTTCCAGATGGTCGGCCTCGACTTCCTCCAGAACAACTGGTGGAACAACGTCGACTACGGCATCACCGCGATCGCGATACCGGCGATCTGGCAACTGTCCGGCTATGTGATGGCGCTGTTCCTGGCGGGCTTCCGCGGCATCCCCGAGGAGTTGCGCGAGGCCGCGCGGATGGACGGCACCACCACCTGGCAGCTCTACCGGCATGTGCTGTTCCCCCAGCTCTCGCCGGTCGCGCTCTCGGCGCTGATCATCATCGGGCACATGTCGCTGAAGTCCTTCGACCTGATCATGTCCATCTCGAAGCCGGCGAACTACCAGACCAAGGTTCCCGCCATCGACATGTACATCTACAAGTCGAGCTTCGACTACGCCAACGCCGCCGCCATCGGGTCGATCCTGCTGGTCATCGTGGCCGTGGTGGTCGTGCCCTATCTCATCCGCACGAATCGCAAGGAGAAGTGA
- a CDS encoding serine/threonine-protein kinase yields the protein MQELRPGDPATVGAYRLLARLGAGGMGRVYLGRAAGGRLVAVKLVHPGLAEDPDFRRRFAREVAAAQRVGGRWTAPVLDADTASERPWVATGFVPGPTLREVVESPHGPLPASTLWPLVWGLSEALRAVHAAGLIHRDLKPSNVMVTLDGPLVIDFGVAKAVDASVATRTGSVLGSPGFMAPEQARAGELTPAADVFSLGAVLVHAATGTAPFSGGEVPAHVVLYRVLHEEPELGALDGSLRELAVACLARDPAARPTVDQVSRLAQAHTETHPAGGWLPTALAARLGREAVRLLAVEDPPTAPPPPPAPDFPPLPPPSAPPAPPARRGRRAALAAAAVAVVTALVVAVVVTRLGDEDEPTGLGASETPTAEGGEPATGDPEPPSHDGLPAEILEAGTITVATPGPHPPLSYPDDEAAGVDREIAAAIGEFLGVELVFQQVEFLQLETVVLAGQVDLAFDLADTEWTRQQGLDLVDYYQAGNVLLVNETSGNTTGLPELCGGTVVTWPSDELVDLVEATIDNCGQGIDVRPMTDELAMFEAVRNGDADGALVSYLTAAHHTSEGERAEDLVVAGEQWEVIPFGIAVNANEEALRDVVQEALQTLMDDGTYAEIMERHGLAECAVTEATVNAAG from the coding sequence GTGCAGGAGTTGAGGCCGGGCGATCCGGCCACGGTGGGCGCCTACCGCTTACTGGCCCGGCTGGGCGCCGGCGGCATGGGGCGGGTCTATCTCGGGCGCGCCGCCGGCGGCCGGCTGGTCGCGGTGAAGCTGGTGCACCCGGGGCTGGCCGAGGATCCCGACTTCCGCCGCAGGTTCGCCCGCGAGGTCGCCGCGGCCCAGCGGGTCGGCGGCCGGTGGACGGCACCGGTCCTCGACGCGGACACCGCCTCCGAACGCCCGTGGGTGGCCACCGGCTTTGTGCCGGGCCCGACGCTGCGGGAGGTGGTGGAGTCGCCGCACGGCCCGCTGCCGGCGAGCACCCTCTGGCCGCTGGTCTGGGGGCTGAGCGAGGCGCTGCGCGCCGTCCACGCCGCGGGGCTGATCCACCGCGATCTGAAGCCGTCCAATGTGATGGTGACGCTGGACGGTCCCCTGGTGATCGACTTCGGCGTCGCCAAGGCGGTGGACGCCTCGGTGGCGACCAGGACGGGTTCGGTGCTCGGCTCGCCGGGGTTCATGGCACCCGAGCAGGCGCGGGCCGGCGAACTGACCCCGGCGGCCGACGTGTTCAGCCTGGGCGCGGTGCTGGTGCACGCGGCGACCGGCACGGCGCCGTTCTCCGGCGGCGAGGTGCCCGCACACGTGGTGCTCTACCGCGTCCTGCACGAGGAGCCCGAACTCGGCGCGCTGGACGGTTCGTTGCGCGAGCTGGCGGTCGCCTGCCTGGCCAGGGACCCGGCGGCCCGGCCCACCGTCGACCAGGTCAGCCGGCTGGCCCAGGCGCACACCGAGACGCATCCGGCGGGCGGCTGGCTCCCCACCGCCCTGGCCGCCCGGCTGGGGCGGGAGGCGGTCCGGCTGCTCGCCGTCGAGGACCCGCCGACCGCCCCACCACCGCCCCCGGCACCCGACTTCCCGCCGTTGCCACCGCCCTCGGCACCCCCCGCTCCCCCGGCCCGCCGTGGCCGCCGCGCCGCGCTGGCGGCTGCGGCGGTCGCCGTGGTGACCGCGCTGGTGGTGGCCGTGGTGGTGACCCGGCTGGGCGACGAGGACGAGCCGACGGGCCTGGGCGCCTCGGAGACGCCCACCGCCGAAGGCGGGGAACCCGCCACCGGCGACCCGGAACCGCCGTCGCACGACGGGCTCCCGGCCGAGATCCTGGAGGCGGGCACGATCACGGTGGCCACCCCCGGGCCCCACCCCCCGCTCTCCTATCCGGACGACGAGGCGGCCGGCGTGGACCGCGAGATCGCCGCCGCCATCGGCGAGTTCCTCGGCGTCGAACTCGTCTTCCAGCAGGTGGAGTTCCTTCAGCTGGAGACGGTGGTGCTCGCCGGCCAGGTGGACCTCGCCTTCGATCTGGCGGACACCGAGTGGACCAGGCAGCAGGGCCTCGACCTGGTGGACTACTACCAGGCCGGCAATGTCCTCCTGGTGAACGAGACCTCGGGGAACACCACCGGCCTCCCGGAGCTGTGCGGCGGCACGGTGGTGACCTGGCCGAGCGACGAACTGGTCGACCTGGTCGAGGCGACCATCGACAACTGCGGCCAGGGCATCGACGTGCGGCCGATGACCGACGAGCTGGCCATGTTCGAGGCGGTGCGGAACGGGGACGCCGACGGCGCGCTGGTCAGCTATCTGACCGCCGCCCACCACACGAGCGAGGGCGAACGGGCCGAGGATCTGGTGGTGGCCGGGGAGCAGTGGGAGGTCATCCCGTTCGGCATCGCGGTCAACGCCAACGAGGAGGCGCTGCGCGACGTGGTCCAGGAGGCCCTCCAGACGCTGATGGACGACGGCACCTACGCGGAGATCATGGAGCGCCACGGCCTGGCGGAGTGCGCCGTGACCGAGGCGACCGTCAACGCCGCCGGGTGA
- a CDS encoding carbohydrate ABC transporter permease — translation MATLSTRAAPPKETAGQPGRSNGGRRGKGFSLARTLRYAALLFFLLIVLIPVYVLLVTSFKGPGDASPERAWNLPSNWTLDNWRTAWDALAPSIWRTLQMVVPSAILAAVLGSLNGFVLARWTFRGANLVFTLILFGMFIPYQAVIIPLNELVLDLSLPSGIPTLILLHVVFGIPITTLIFRNYYQTIPHELIEAARIDGAGLLRTYASVILPLSLPSFVVVLIWQFTSAWNDFLFAVFFSSSQNGPVTLALNNLANGALLQNYGVSMAGALFASLPTLLVYIVLGKYFIGGLMSGSVKS, via the coding sequence ATGGCCACGCTCTCCACCCGGGCGGCCCCGCCGAAGGAGACCGCTGGCCAGCCGGGCCGGTCGAACGGCGGCCGGCGCGGCAAGGGGTTCAGCCTCGCGCGCACCCTGCGCTACGCCGCGCTGCTCTTCTTCCTGCTGATCGTCCTGATACCCGTCTATGTGCTGCTGGTGACGAGCTTCAAGGGCCCAGGCGACGCGTCGCCCGAGCGCGCCTGGAACCTGCCGTCCAACTGGACGCTCGACAACTGGCGGACGGCGTGGGACGCGCTGGCCCCGTCGATCTGGCGCACCCTCCAGATGGTGGTGCCCTCGGCGATCCTCGCCGCGGTGCTGGGCTCCCTCAACGGCTTCGTGCTGGCGCGCTGGACGTTCCGCGGGGCGAACCTGGTGTTCACCCTGATCCTGTTCGGGATGTTCATCCCCTACCAGGCCGTGATCATCCCGCTGAACGAGCTGGTGCTGGACCTGTCGCTGCCCAGCGGCATCCCCACGTTGATCCTGCTGCATGTGGTGTTCGGCATCCCCATCACCACTCTGATCTTCCGGAACTACTACCAGACGATCCCGCACGAGCTGATCGAGGCCGCACGGATCGACGGCGCCGGGCTGCTGCGCACCTACGCTTCGGTGATCCTGCCGCTGTCGCTGCCGAGCTTCGTGGTCGTGCTGATCTGGCAGTTCACCTCGGCCTGGAACGACTTCCTCTTCGCGGTGTTCTTCTCCTCCAGCCAGAACGGCCCGGTGACGCTCGCCCTGAACAACCTCGCCAACGGCGCGCTGCTCCAGAACTACGGGGTCTCCATGGCGGGAGCGCTCTTCGCCTCCCTGCCGACCCTGCTGGTGTACATCGTCCTCGGCAAGTACTTCATCGGCGGCCTGATGTCGGGGTCCGTCAAGAGCTGA
- a CDS encoding AAA family ATPase, with the protein MRARTEARIRNLAWDAVKDAWENPVGGGPGPLRLAVDDHVKAAVETAVESAVEQAAVEPDEGLVSRWIDERLADDGEFRLRLLAEAAEVGERNAQRALERTKLDFLAFARARAEQMFQEAVPPVIEINTGHGPSVRLPETSHRVLPDVLLVLKARCHALLVGPAGTGKSMLAQQVATALGLEFHAISLGPTTPMSKIFGYYDAHGTYHPTPFRRAFEHGGVMLLDELDAGHPGLLSELNQALSLGVCAFADDMVDAHPDFRVIATANTYGTGPDRQYTGRQALDAATLDRFTIVEVPVDERLEERLTLAHAPSQPLAARAVLERVRRLRSAAERKRLPVMFSPRASIDSAKLLEAGARVEQVMEWRVLRGLSAAHRAALDPEETAGDGG; encoded by the coding sequence ATGCGCGCCAGAACGGAAGCAAGGATAAGGAACCTGGCCTGGGACGCGGTCAAGGACGCCTGGGAGAACCCCGTGGGCGGTGGTCCCGGGCCGCTGCGGCTGGCCGTCGACGACCACGTCAAGGCCGCCGTGGAGACGGCCGTCGAGTCCGCCGTCGAGCAGGCGGCGGTGGAGCCGGACGAGGGCCTGGTGTCCCGGTGGATCGACGAACGGCTGGCGGACGACGGGGAGTTCAGGCTCCGGCTGCTCGCCGAGGCCGCCGAGGTCGGCGAGCGGAACGCGCAGCGCGCCCTGGAGCGGACCAAGCTCGACTTCCTGGCCTTCGCCCGCGCCCGGGCGGAGCAGATGTTCCAGGAGGCGGTGCCGCCGGTGATCGAGATCAACACCGGCCACGGCCCCTCCGTCCGGCTCCCCGAGACGAGCCACCGGGTGCTGCCCGATGTGCTGCTGGTGCTGAAGGCCCGCTGCCACGCGCTGCTGGTCGGCCCGGCCGGCACCGGGAAGTCCATGCTGGCCCAGCAGGTCGCCACCGCGCTCGGCCTGGAATTCCACGCGATCTCCCTGGGCCCGACCACGCCGATGAGCAAGATCTTCGGCTACTACGACGCGCACGGCACCTACCACCCCACCCCGTTCCGCCGGGCGTTCGAGCACGGCGGGGTGATGCTGCTCGACGAGTTGGACGCCGGGCACCCCGGGCTGCTGTCCGAGCTGAACCAGGCCCTCTCGCTCGGCGTCTGCGCGTTCGCCGACGACATGGTCGACGCGCACCCCGACTTCCGGGTGATCGCGACGGCGAACACCTACGGCACAGGACCCGACCGGCAGTACACCGGCCGGCAGGCGCTGGACGCGGCCACCCTGGACCGGTTCACCATCGTCGAGGTGCCGGTGGACGAGCGGCTTGAGGAGCGGCTGACGCTGGCCCACGCCCCGTCCCAGCCGCTGGCGGCCCGCGCCGTGCTGGAGCGGGTGCGGCGGCTGCGGTCGGCGGCCGAGCGGAAGCGGCTGCCGGTGATGTTCTCGCCCCGCGCCAGCATCGACTCCGCCAAGCTGCTCGAAGCCGGCGCGCGCGTCGAACAGGTCATGGAGTGGCGGGTGTTGCGCGGCCTGTCGGCGGCGCACCGCGCGGCGCTCGACCCGGAGGAGACGGCCGGGGACGGCGGATGA
- a CDS encoding vWA domain-containing protein yields MGPGAISLEKVRAVGGEALAGAYESARVSLAKLGLGGQRAAVYLVLDRSGSMRPYYRDGTVQHLAEQALALSANLDDDGVVPVVFFSTDVDGVAELSLDAYRGRIAALHDSYGHMGRTNYHLAMRAVIDHHAASGGADPAFVIFQTDGGPTSRRAAEQLLCEASRLPIFWQFVGFGEPDDRQFAFLRKLDELPVPARRAVDNAGFFAAGTAPGAWSDSDLYDRLMEEFPDWLAASRAAGIVR; encoded by the coding sequence ATGGGGCCTGGGGCGATCAGCCTGGAGAAGGTGCGGGCCGTGGGGGGCGAAGCGCTGGCCGGCGCCTACGAGTCGGCGCGTGTCTCGCTGGCCAAGCTGGGGCTGGGCGGCCAACGCGCCGCCGTCTACCTGGTGTTGGACCGGTCGGGGTCGATGCGCCCCTACTACCGGGACGGTACGGTGCAGCATCTCGCCGAGCAGGCGCTCGCGCTCTCGGCGAACCTGGACGACGACGGCGTGGTGCCGGTGGTCTTCTTCTCCACCGATGTGGACGGCGTCGCCGAGCTCTCGCTCGACGCCTACCGGGGCCGGATCGCCGCGCTGCACGACTCCTACGGACACATGGGGCGCACCAACTACCACCTCGCGATGCGCGCCGTCATCGACCACCACGCCGCGTCGGGCGGCGCGGACCCGGCGTTCGTCATCTTCCAGACGGACGGCGGCCCGACGTCCCGCCGGGCCGCCGAGCAGCTGCTGTGCGAGGCGTCGCGGCTGCCGATCTTCTGGCAGTTCGTGGGCTTCGGCGAGCCGGACGACCGACAGTTCGCGTTTCTGCGGAAGTTGGACGAGCTGCCGGTGCCCGCCAGGCGCGCCGTGGACAACGCCGGCTTCTTCGCCGCCGGCACCGCCCCGGGGGCCTGGAGCGACTCGGACCTCTACGACCGGCTGATGGAGGAGTTCCCCGACTGGCTCGCGGCGAGCCGCGCGGCCGGCATCGTCCGCTGA